Proteins from one bacterium genomic window:
- the sthA gene encoding Si-specific NAD(P)(+) transhydrogenase, with protein MRYDLLVIGAGPAGWSAALQGSKLGLNVAVVEKGLMLGGACVRTGTLPSKALRHTVLELVNSRRAATLGVHATQLRPLAIQDLRGPRDQLIAHHQQTIRSFFDRNRIRVFTGSASFVAPDRVRVADRHGEEIIEAETIIIATGSRPRRPDSIPIDDRVIVDSDSLLELDTIPKSLAVLGSGVIGCEYATIFAALGTKVTVVDRRERILRFLDPDILDALCHSMRSRGIRLMQSENVSGVRIETQKHEHEGIVYLESGRTIRAERVLVAAGRESNVESLDLAKIGVQVGETGLIKVSDSYETSCENVYAIGDVIGFPALASTSMHQGRLAVLHASGQPIPPEAVLPMAIFTIPEISSVGLTEEQCRDQGLPYEVGVARTQETPRGQIVRDEGMLKLIFRRDTKQILGVHMIGVAASELIHIGMMLVHTGATVDHILSAVFNYPTLSESYRIAALDGVNRL; from the coding sequence ATGCGCTACGACCTGCTCGTGATCGGAGCGGGGCCCGCCGGTTGGTCGGCGGCGCTCCAGGGATCGAAGCTCGGCCTGAACGTCGCCGTCGTCGAGAAGGGGCTGATGCTCGGCGGCGCCTGCGTCCGGACGGGCACGCTGCCCTCGAAGGCGCTGCGGCACACCGTCCTCGAGCTCGTGAACAGCCGGCGTGCCGCGACCCTCGGCGTCCACGCCACCCAGCTCCGCCCGCTCGCGATCCAGGACCTGCGGGGTCCGCGCGACCAGCTGATCGCCCACCATCAGCAGACGATCCGCTCCTTCTTCGATCGCAACCGGATCCGGGTCTTCACGGGTTCGGCCTCGTTCGTCGCTCCCGATCGTGTCCGCGTCGCCGACCGACACGGCGAGGAGATCATCGAAGCCGAGACGATCATCATCGCGACCGGCAGCCGACCCCGGCGTCCCGACTCGATTCCGATCGACGACCGCGTGATCGTCGACAGCGATTCGCTCCTCGAGCTCGACACGATCCCGAAGAGCCTCGCCGTGCTCGGCAGCGGCGTGATCGGATGCGAGTACGCGACGATCTTCGCCGCCCTCGGCACGAAGGTCACGGTCGTGGACCGACGCGAACGCATCCTGCGCTTCCTCGACCCCGACATCCTCGATGCGCTCTGTCACTCGATGCGCAGTCGCGGCATCCGACTGATGCAATCGGAGAACGTCAGCGGCGTCCGGATCGAGACCCAGAAGCACGAGCACGAAGGCATCGTCTACCTCGAGAGCGGCCGGACGATCCGCGCGGAGCGCGTGCTGGTCGCTGCGGGGCGCGAGTCGAACGTCGAATCTCTCGACCTCGCCAAGATCGGCGTCCAGGTCGGGGAGACGGGCCTGATCAAGGTCAGCGACTCGTACGAGACGTCCTGCGAGAACGTCTACGCGATCGGCGACGTGATCGGCTTCCCGGCGCTCGCGTCGACGAGCATGCACCAGGGCCGGCTCGCCGTCCTTCACGCCAGCGGACAGCCCATTCCCCCGGAAGCCGTGCTTCCGATGGCGATCTTCACGATCCCGGAGATCTCCTCGGTCGGCCTGACGGAAGAGCAGTGCCGCGACCAGGGCCTTCCCTACGAGGTCGGCGTGGCCCGCACGCAGGAGACGCCGCGGGGCCAGATCGTGCGCGACGAAGGCATGCTCAAGTTGATCTTCCGACGAGACACCAAGCAGATCCTCGGTGTCCACATGATCGGGGTCGCGGCCAGCGAGCTGATCCACATCGGCATGATGCTCGTGCACACCGGCGCGACCGTGGACCACATCCTGAGCGCGGTCTTCAACTACCCGACGCTCTCCGAGTCCTACCGGATCGCCGCCCTCGACGGCGTGAATCGGCTCTAG
- a CDS encoding branched-chain amino acid transaminase: MGENAAAGVTGKEIWLDGEWVAWDEANIHVLTHTLHYGLGVFEGIRCYAGADGRSAVFRLSEHIKRLYDSAKINLMEIPFSRTELEAVTLESLRRNDLAEGYIRPLAFIGDGAMGLHPGTNPVRVAVIAWAWGAYLGDEGMANGIRAKISTFSRHHVNAKMTNGKTCGDYVNSILAKREALLDGFDEAIMLDTQGLVSECTGENIFVVRNGKIRTPPLYSVLDGITRDSMLHVAKACGYAIEESPITRDDLYVADEIFLTGTAAEVTPIREVDHRTIGEGKRGPITEELQTAFFDIVTGKDARYDHWRAFL, encoded by the coding sequence ATGGGAGAGAACGCGGCGGCCGGTGTGACCGGCAAGGAGATCTGGCTCGACGGCGAGTGGGTCGCCTGGGACGAGGCCAACATCCACGTCCTGACCCACACGCTCCACTACGGGCTCGGAGTCTTCGAAGGCATCCGCTGCTATGCGGGGGCCGACGGTCGTTCCGCGGTGTTCCGGCTCTCCGAGCACATCAAGCGCCTCTACGACTCGGCGAAGATCAACCTGATGGAGATCCCGTTCTCCCGGACCGAGCTCGAGGCCGTGACCCTCGAGTCGCTCCGACGGAACGATCTCGCCGAGGGCTACATCCGGCCCCTCGCGTTCATCGGCGACGGCGCCATGGGCCTCCACCCGGGGACGAACCCCGTGCGCGTGGCGGTGATCGCCTGGGCCTGGGGCGCCTATCTCGGCGACGAGGGCATGGCGAACGGGATCCGCGCGAAGATCTCGACCTTCTCGCGTCATCACGTGAACGCGAAGATGACCAACGGCAAGACCTGCGGAGACTACGTCAACTCGATCCTCGCGAAGCGCGAGGCGCTGCTCGACGGGTTCGACGAAGCGATCATGCTCGACACCCAGGGCCTCGTCTCCGAGTGCACGGGCGAGAACATCTTCGTCGTCCGCAACGGGAAGATCCGCACGCCTCCGCTCTACAGCGTCCTCGACGGAATCACCCGCGACTCGATGCTCCACGTCGCGAAGGCCTGCGGCTACGCGATCGAGGAGTCGCCCATCACCCGCGACGATCTCTACGTGGCGGACGAGATCTTCCTGACCGGGACCGCCGCCGAGGTCACGCCGATCCGCGAGGTCGACCACCGCACGATCGGCGAAGGCAAGCGTGGCCCGATCACCGAAGAGCTCCAGACGGCGTTCTTCGACATCGTGACGGGCAAGGACGCCCGCTACGACCACTGGCGGGCGTTCCTGTAG
- the hspQ gene encoding heat shock protein HspQ has protein sequence MSDHDFDARFGPGQVVRHLRFDYRGVIVDVDPVFSGTDEWYEQVARSRPPKDKPWYHVLVDGAEHATYVAERHLEADPSPAPIRHPLLEHFFDRFEDGTYGKDRSLN, from the coding sequence ATGAGCGACCACGACTTCGACGCGCGCTTCGGCCCCGGCCAGGTCGTTCGGCACCTCCGCTTCGACTACCGCGGCGTGATCGTCGACGTCGACCCGGTCTTCTCCGGGACCGACGAGTGGTACGAGCAGGTGGCCCGCTCGCGTCCTCCGAAGGACAAGCCCTGGTATCACGTCCTCGTGGATGGCGCGGAGCACGCGACCTACGTCGCGGAGCGCCACCTCGAAGCGGACCCGTCCCCCGCCCCGATCCGCCACCCGCTCCTCGAGCACTTCTTCGACCGCTTCGAGGACGGCACCTACGGGAAAGACCGGAGCCTCAACTAG
- a CDS encoding response regulator, with the protein MSATVLCIHEDRTVARIHTEMLEAEGYEVVCAFDGRQSLEILRTQPPDFTVIDAYLPRQDGFEILAEMRTLEACRSTPVLMLSDGDVTDDIAQRASALGAIGVEAAPLAGDRLVARIAEHLKPGPSARSEVSVVPESGCLRELPVPELIHALRKERHDGVLVLEHGKKKKAVEFKDGWPVSVKSNLLSECFGNFLVREGIVDEVLLNESVKRMRAGEGMQGEILVAMDVLEEEALVEALRAHGLEKFFELFGWRDGRYVVRPRAHVQRGSSIGIEGHPARLVVEGIRRKFPLKQIDRWLAAHASAFLVPNPGGEAGVEDAHPSPQEREWISGLDSTLTLGQLLETPEWVRRFVFGLITIEALAVDGQQGDAGDARAFAERAARVASPSLSQADEEARAELARLANRMRGKDHYGVLDVPTTADDEEIRIAFASLSRKTHPDRYHGASSSVRQLAAQVHERIAEAHVALSTEEGRADYAKVLARGAREDAVEDEGRRALAAETEFQKGEALLADRDYEGALLCFGRAMQNFPSEGEYRSHYGWALYLCHPDNDVMLGEALEHCREGVKLAKDREKPYLLLGRLYKAMGKAVAAKRMFSRAVQIKPQCVEAMRELRIMNMRRGKDQAPGLGRLKKLFKR; encoded by the coding sequence ATGTCCGCCACCGTCCTGTGTATCCACGAAGACCGCACCGTCGCCCGCATCCATACGGAGATGCTCGAAGCCGAGGGATACGAGGTCGTCTGCGCCTTCGACGGTCGCCAGAGCCTCGAGATCCTTCGTACCCAGCCGCCGGACTTCACGGTCATCGACGCCTACCTCCCGCGGCAGGACGGGTTCGAGATTCTCGCGGAGATGCGGACCCTCGAGGCCTGCCGGTCGACGCCGGTGCTCATGCTCTCGGACGGGGACGTGACCGACGACATCGCGCAGCGTGCGAGCGCCCTCGGTGCGATCGGCGTCGAGGCCGCACCGCTGGCCGGGGACCGCCTCGTCGCGCGGATCGCCGAGCACCTGAAGCCGGGGCCATCGGCGCGGTCCGAGGTCTCCGTCGTGCCGGAGTCCGGCTGCCTGCGGGAGCTCCCCGTGCCCGAGCTGATCCACGCGCTCCGCAAGGAGCGGCACGACGGCGTGCTCGTCCTCGAACACGGAAAGAAGAAGAAGGCCGTCGAGTTCAAGGACGGCTGGCCGGTCTCGGTCAAGTCCAATCTGCTCTCGGAATGCTTCGGCAACTTCCTCGTGCGCGAGGGCATCGTCGACGAAGTCCTGCTGAACGAGTCGGTGAAGCGCATGCGAGCCGGCGAAGGGATGCAGGGCGAGATCCTCGTCGCGATGGACGTGCTCGAAGAGGAGGCGCTCGTCGAGGCGCTTCGCGCGCACGGACTCGAGAAGTTCTTCGAGCTCTTCGGCTGGCGCGACGGTCGCTACGTCGTTCGTCCGCGGGCCCACGTCCAGCGGGGCTCGAGCATCGGAATCGAAGGTCACCCTGCGCGCCTCGTCGTCGAGGGCATCCGGCGGAAGTTCCCGCTCAAGCAGATCGATCGCTGGCTCGCGGCCCACGCGAGCGCGTTCCTCGTCCCCAATCCGGGCGGAGAGGCCGGTGTCGAGGACGCCCATCCCTCGCCGCAGGAGCGCGAGTGGATCTCGGGTCTGGACTCGACGCTCACGCTCGGCCAGCTCCTCGAAACGCCCGAGTGGGTCCGGCGCTTCGTGTTCGGGCTGATCACGATCGAGGCGCTCGCCGTCGACGGGCAGCAGGGCGACGCGGGGGACGCGCGGGCCTTCGCCGAACGAGCCGCGCGGGTGGCGTCGCCCTCGCTGTCGCAGGCCGACGAAGAAGCCCGGGCCGAGCTCGCGCGACTCGCGAACCGCATGCGCGGCAAGGATCACTACGGTGTTCTCGACGTGCCGACGACCGCGGATGACGAGGAGATCCGGATCGCGTTCGCGAGCCTCTCCCGCAAGACCCACCCCGATCGCTACCACGGCGCGAGCAGCAGCGTCCGGCAGCTGGCGGCCCAGGTCCACGAGCGGATCGCGGAGGCCCACGTGGCCCTCTCGACCGAAGAGGGACGCGCCGACTACGCGAAGGTGCTCGCGCGGGGCGCTCGTGAGGACGCGGTCGAGGACGAGGGCCGGCGGGCCCTCGCGGCGGAGACCGAGTTCCAGAAGGGCGAAGCGCTCCTCGCCGACCGCGACTACGAGGGGGCGTTGCTCTGCTTCGGTCGGGCCATGCAGAACTTCCCGAGCGAGGGCGAGTACCGCTCCCACTACGGCTGGGCTCTCTATCTCTGCCACCCCGACAACGACGTGATGCTCGGCGAGGCCCTCGAACACTGCCGAGAGGGCGTCAAGCTGGCGAAGGATCGGGAGAAGCCCTACCTCTTGCTCGGCCGGCTCTACAAGGCCATGGGCAAGGCGGTCGCCGCGAAGAGGATGTTCTCGCGCGCCGTGCAGATCAAACCGCAGTGTGTCGAAGCGATGCGCGAGCTGCGAATCATGAACATGCGTCGCGGCAAGGACCAGGCTCCGGGCCTGGGCCGACTCAAGAAGCTCTTCAAGCGCTGA